One window of Candidatus Eisenbacteria bacterium genomic DNA carries:
- a CDS encoding fused MFS/spermidine synthase, which translates to MLVLFVLSGAAGLVYEIVWARMLTLVFGNTVHAASTVIAAFMGGLALGSFLFGRLADRRRDTLRLYGLLEAGVAVYALFMPLILRGLNVVYGGLFRSFGEDPAPFFVARFLLSFVLLLPPTILMGGTLPVLTRFFVSRRESLGGRVAALYALNTLGATAGCFAAGFFLIERFGVRASNNVAAAVSLTVAVLIILLARRVSPAPSAVEAPVEMGPRRPPARVSERESATGGYSPKLRRLILVSVGLAGFASLAYEVIWTRVIIHVVTASIEAFAVVLTTFLAGIALGSLLVARWVDRRRRLLSLFGAIEIAIGLAAVASIPLLADLYKLYAYVAHFAPPGFWGLTTVRFAAAAAVMAVPALLMGAAFPVAVAGFVRTVGGAGRGVGALYAVNTVGAVAGSLTAGFLLLPALGAQHGLMAVALFNLTVGVVLWSAEPGRRARGIACAAAVAAAGFLLGAFLIPPRAFHRLFAQSHPGTELIYCSEDVTATITVHQYPPGYNFQDDMRVICTTGVDVAGTDSMLRTTQLLQGHLPLLFHPNSGPRALQIGFGSGETTRVVLLEGASKLDAVEICAGLVQAAPFFADINGLAYKDPRVRIIIMDAKNYALLTGETYDIIMNDSIHPRVSGNASLYTVDYFADCRRRIAPGGFMSSWFPVYGLRPEELRMIVRSFRTVFPHATMWMAYNMVNRHALLLAPVDDVPLRIDCREYLRRITRPEIQADLSVVGLNDATFFLSSLVMDEDALREYSEGARLNTDDHPLLEYLAPKFVVNDEFAWAAILESLIPHRSDVRELLVNWPEDPEERRALDEELGDYLRSNELVLRGMAKGLRGDPDSWEDFEAAERITPVHPAVRIARERREGELARRLTEVRNDPDNPDARIRLSETYLRAGRAEEAARHLRDAAARNPGRVDLWIGLGMLEARLGRNDEAVSAYREALEIAPQSVDALNKLALLDAERGNHEEAVALLRRATSAHPRHPEAWNTLAWLLAERGADLDEALRFAERAVSLDPSAPHLDTLAWVLFKRGDLSRARETVRKALDLSPENETYRERLRLIEQEIESKRGKT; encoded by the coding sequence GTGCTCGTCCTCTTCGTGCTTTCGGGGGCCGCGGGTCTCGTCTACGAGATCGTCTGGGCCCGCATGCTCACGCTGGTCTTCGGAAACACGGTGCACGCCGCGAGCACCGTGATCGCCGCCTTCATGGGCGGGCTCGCCCTCGGGAGCTTTCTCTTCGGGCGCCTTGCGGATCGGCGGCGCGACACGCTTCGTCTCTACGGGCTCCTCGAAGCGGGCGTGGCCGTCTACGCGCTCTTCATGCCCCTCATCCTGCGCGGGCTGAACGTCGTCTACGGCGGCCTCTTCCGCTCCTTCGGCGAGGACCCGGCTCCTTTCTTCGTCGCGCGCTTCCTGCTCTCTTTCGTTCTTCTCCTCCCCCCGACCATCCTGATGGGAGGAACGCTCCCGGTTCTCACCCGCTTCTTCGTGAGCCGCCGGGAGAGCCTCGGCGGCCGCGTGGCCGCTCTCTATGCTCTTAACACGCTCGGGGCCACGGCGGGATGTTTCGCGGCTGGATTCTTCTTGATCGAAAGATTTGGTGTTCGAGCGAGCAATAATGTTGCCGCGGCGGTGAGCCTGACCGTTGCGGTGCTCATCATCCTCCTCGCGCGCCGCGTGTCGCCGGCGCCGAGTGCGGTCGAAGCGCCGGTCGAGATGGGACCGAGAAGGCCCCCGGCGCGCGTGTCCGAGAGGGAATCCGCCACCGGAGGGTACTCCCCGAAGCTCCGGCGTCTCATCCTGGTTTCCGTGGGGCTGGCCGGGTTCGCCTCTCTCGCGTACGAAGTGATCTGGACGCGGGTCATCATCCATGTCGTGACCGCGAGCATCGAGGCTTTCGCGGTGGTTCTCACGACCTTCCTGGCGGGAATCGCCCTCGGAAGTCTGCTCGTGGCGCGTTGGGTCGACCGCAGGCGCCGCCTCCTGTCGCTGTTCGGCGCGATCGAGATCGCGATCGGGCTCGCGGCGGTGGCGTCGATCCCGCTTCTCGCCGATCTGTACAAGCTCTACGCCTACGTCGCCCACTTCGCTCCCCCCGGCTTCTGGGGATTGACCACGGTTCGGTTCGCTGCGGCGGCCGCGGTGATGGCGGTGCCGGCGCTTCTCATGGGCGCCGCGTTTCCGGTCGCGGTCGCCGGCTTCGTTCGGACCGTCGGGGGCGCGGGGCGCGGTGTGGGCGCTCTCTACGCGGTGAACACGGTGGGAGCGGTTGCCGGCTCGCTCACCGCCGGCTTCCTTCTTCTTCCCGCGCTCGGCGCCCAACACGGACTCATGGCGGTCGCGCTCTTCAATCTAACGGTGGGCGTGGTTCTCTGGTCGGCCGAGCCGGGGCGGCGTGCTCGGGGCATCGCGTGTGCGGCGGCGGTAGCGGCGGCGGGCTTTCTCCTCGGGGCGTTTCTCATCCCGCCGCGCGCCTTCCACAGGCTCTTTGCACAATCTCATCCGGGAACCGAGCTCATCTACTGCAGCGAGGACGTAACGGCCACGATCACGGTTCACCAATATCCGCCGGGCTACAACTTCCAGGACGACATGCGGGTCATCTGCACGACCGGGGTGGATGTCGCGGGCACCGACTCGATGCTCCGCACGACGCAGCTTCTTCAGGGGCATCTTCCCCTTCTCTTCCATCCGAACTCCGGGCCGCGCGCTCTCCAAATCGGGTTCGGGAGCGGAGAGACGACGCGAGTGGTTCTCCTCGAAGGCGCCTCGAAGCTGGACGCGGTGGAGATCTGCGCCGGTCTTGTTCAGGCCGCGCCGTTCTTCGCCGACATCAACGGCCTCGCCTACAAGGATCCGCGCGTTCGCATCATCATCATGGACGCCAAGAACTATGCTCTCCTCACGGGCGAAACCTACGACATCATCATGAACGACTCGATCCATCCGCGGGTGAGCGGCAACGCGAGCCTCTATACGGTGGACTACTTCGCGGACTGCCGGCGCCGCATCGCACCGGGAGGGTTCATGTCGAGCTGGTTCCCTGTGTACGGGCTCCGGCCCGAGGAGCTCCGGATGATCGTGCGGTCGTTCCGGACCGTCTTTCCACATGCCACGATGTGGATGGCCTACAACATGGTGAATCGCCACGCGCTTCTTCTCGCTCCCGTCGACGACGTGCCGCTCCGGATCGATTGTCGGGAGTATCTCCGGCGGATCACGCGTCCCGAAATCCAAGCGGATCTCTCGGTCGTCGGCTTGAACGACGCGACTTTCTTCCTCAGCAGCCTTGTGATGGATGAGGACGCGCTTCGCGAGTATTCCGAGGGAGCGAGGCTGAACACCGACGATCATCCGCTCCTTGAATACCTCGCACCCAAGTTCGTCGTGAACGACGAGTTTGCTTGGGCGGCGATCTTGGAATCGCTCATTCCCCACCGATCGGACGTGCGCGAGCTTCTCGTCAACTGGCCTGAGGACCCGGAGGAGAGGCGAGCTCTCGACGAGGAGCTGGGCGACTATCTTCGGAGCAACGAGCTCGTGCTTCGCGGCATGGCGAAGGGTCTTCGCGGGGATCCCGACTCGTGGGAAGATTTCGAGGCGGCAGAGAGGATCACTCCGGTCCATCCGGCGGTGCGGATCGCGCGCGAGAGGAGAGAGGGCGAGCTTGCGCGAAGACTGACGGAGGTTCGGAACGACCCCGACAATCCGGATGCACGGATCCGTCTCTCCGAGACATATCTTCGCGCCGGCCGTGCCGAGGAGGCCGCGCGCCATTTGCGCGATGCGGCCGCGAGAAACCCGGGGCGCGTCGATCTTTGGATCGGTCTCGGGATGCTCGAAGCGCGGCTCGGACGCAACGATGAGGCCGTGTCCGCCTACCGAGAGGCTCTCGAGATCGCGCCGCAATCGGTCGACGCTCTGAACAAGCTCGCGCTTCTCGATGCGGAAAGAGGGAACCACGAGGAAGCGGTCGCTCTTCTTCGGCGCGCGACATCGGCTCATCCGAGGCATCCCGAGGCATGGAACACGCTCGCCTGGCTTCTCGCCGAGCGGGGAGCCGACCTCGACGAGGCGCTCCGCTTCGCCGAACGAGCGGTCTCGCTCGATCCGTCGGCCCCCCACCTCGACACGCTCGCCTGGGTCCTCTTCAAGCGGGGCGATCTTTCTCGCGCGCGTGAAACTGTGCGGAAGGCGCTCGATCTCTCTCCCGAAAACGAGACCTACCGCGAACGCCTCCGGCTCATCGAGCAGGAGATCGAGTCGAAGAGAGGGAAGACGTAA
- a CDS encoding DNA topoisomerase IV subunit A codes for MVSEAKNVEERIAKGKKPSLRFPLRSLRNVSYQSQKGFFEIRGRTKERTLTVNTVKTFAQTLRMMALSKELVETDDIATKREAYYVSKNWGEARFSEQPESDTVIEDVEALFRVNREQLGFVPEEKGGDVAGELVVVDRDAETGESLRIDCRKFGSGAYSIPISVEHLGFETRAEFILVIETAGMFQRLVKHNYWKRGNCILVSMGGVPTRACRRFIRRLADTKKLPVYVFVDGDPYGITNIYRTLKVGSGNAAHLNEFFCVPQARFLGITPQDIVDYKLPTHPLKDVDIKRAKDALKNDPFVLHHKAWQRAIQQLIQMGVRAEQQALAKHGLNYVIDEYLPEKIRHPERFLP; via the coding sequence ATTGTTTCGGAGGCGAAGAACGTCGAGGAGAGGATCGCCAAAGGGAAGAAGCCTTCTCTCCGCTTTCCTCTCCGCTCCCTGCGGAACGTGAGCTACCAGTCGCAGAAGGGGTTCTTCGAGATCCGAGGCCGCACGAAGGAGCGCACGCTCACGGTGAACACGGTGAAGACGTTCGCGCAGACGCTTCGCATGATGGCCCTCTCGAAGGAGCTCGTCGAGACGGACGACATCGCCACGAAGAGGGAAGCATACTACGTGTCCAAGAATTGGGGGGAGGCTCGCTTCAGCGAGCAGCCGGAATCGGATACGGTGATCGAGGATGTGGAGGCGCTCTTCAGAGTGAACCGCGAGCAACTCGGCTTCGTTCCCGAGGAGAAGGGAGGCGACGTCGCGGGCGAGCTCGTCGTCGTCGATCGGGACGCGGAGACCGGAGAGAGCCTTCGCATCGATTGCCGGAAGTTCGGCTCCGGCGCCTATTCGATTCCCATCTCGGTGGAGCACCTCGGTTTCGAGACGCGGGCCGAGTTCATCCTCGTGATCGAGACGGCGGGGATGTTCCAAAGGCTCGTCAAACACAACTACTGGAAGAGAGGGAACTGCATCCTCGTGTCGATGGGAGGCGTGCCGACGCGCGCCTGCCGGCGCTTCATCCGGCGCCTCGCCGACACGAAAAAACTCCCGGTGTACGTCTTCGTGGACGGCGACCCATACGGCATCACGAACATCTACCGCACCCTCAAGGTCGGATCGGGGAACGCCGCCCACCTGAACGAGTTCTTCTGCGTGCCTCAGGCGCGCTTTCTCGGCATCACGCCGCAGGACATCGTCGACTACAAGCTCCCGACGCACCCGCTCAAGGACGTCGACATCAAGCGGGCGAAAGACGCTCTCAAGAACGATCCGTTCGTTCTTCATCACAAGGCATGGCAGCGGGCGATTCAACAGCTCATCCAGATGGGGGTTCGCGCCGAGCAGCAGGCGCTCGCCAAGCACGGCCTAAACTACGTGATCGACGAGTACTTGCCCGAGAAGATTCGGCACCCGGAACGCTTTCTCCCCTAA